A part of Candidatus Saccharibacteria bacterium genomic DNA contains:
- a CDS encoding GtrA family protein produces MGIINTAIDFGVLFILKFLGLPVGLANIISTSAAFSFSFFANRRYTFKSSGANIVREMLLFVIVTLFGLWVLQTVVIQLSLPAFSVLTGHTDTGLLLAKLLATCVSLVWNYIFYAKLVFRKH; encoded by the coding sequence GTGGGTATCATCAATACCGCCATTGATTTTGGCGTGTTATTTATCTTAAAATTCCTTGGCTTACCAGTTGGGCTTGCTAATATCATTTCGACAAGCGCTGCTTTTAGTTTCAGTTTTTTTGCTAATAGGCGCTATACGTTCAAGTCGAGCGGCGCCAATATTGTGCGCGAAATGCTACTTTTTGTTATTGTGACACTATTTGGGCTATGGGTATTGCAAACAGTGGTCATTCAACTTAGTCTGCCAGCATTCTCAGTACTAACTGGACATACAGATACGGGGCTGTTGTTAGCAAAACTCCTCGCTACCTGTGTATCACTAGTTTGGAATTATATTTTCTATGCAAAATTAGTGTTTAGAAAACACTAA
- a CDS encoding ABC transporter permease: protein MKLSNIASRKNRILLRELVVTDFKLRYQGSVLGYAWSVLKPLFLFVILYIVFEKFLRLGRDIEHFPVYLLLGVVLWGFFTEATIQGLQSIVSRGDLIRKINFPKYIIVISGTVSALINLAINMIVVFIFSLLNGVVITFDALLVFPLLIELYVFSLGIAFFLAAINTKYRDVGYLWEIFLQAAFYATPVLYPLQMVIKEAPAAAGWIMLNPVAQVIQDVRHVLVTNQAVTLYQVVADWRIAIPFILIGGVVMMASYYFRSTQKYFAEMI, encoded by the coding sequence ATGAAACTATCCAATATTGCGAGTAGGAAAAATCGGATCCTATTGCGTGAGCTTGTTGTAACTGACTTCAAGTTACGCTATCAGGGATCGGTACTTGGGTATGCATGGAGTGTGCTAAAGCCACTATTTCTTTTCGTGATTCTTTACATTGTATTCGAGAAGTTTCTTCGCCTTGGTAGAGATATCGAACACTTTCCAGTATACCTTTTGTTGGGTGTGGTTTTGTGGGGATTCTTCACAGAGGCGACTATTCAGGGTTTGCAATCTATCGTGTCGAGGGGCGACCTTATACGGAAGATTAATTTTCCAAAGTATATCATTGTGATATCGGGCACGGTTTCAGCGCTCATAAACCTCGCTATCAATATGATAGTGGTCTTTATATTCAGTTTACTGAATGGCGTAGTGATTACTTTTGACGCACTGCTCGTATTTCCGCTACTAATAGAGCTTTATGTTTTCTCCCTCGGAATAGCCTTCTTTTTAGCAGCGATAAACACAAAATATCGCGATGTCGGTTATCTATGGGAGATATTTCTACAGGCGGCATTCTATGCAACACCCGTGCTATATCCTTTACAGATGGTTATTAAAGAGGCGCCGGCAGCAGCGGGTTGGATTATGCTAAACCCTGTCGCGCAAGTTATCCAAGATGTCCGACATGTGCTTGTGACAAATCAAGCAGTAACGCTTTATCAAGTTGTGGCCGACTGGCGTATCGCGATTCCCTTCATCCTAATTGGCGGCGTAGTCATGATGGCCTCATACTACTTCAGGTCTACTCAAAAGTATTTTGCGGAGATGATCTAG
- a CDS encoding glycosyltransferase family 2 protein: MKKLISILIPAYNEEEVLPMLMERLGKLAHENSSYDFEFLFINDGSRDNTLELIKKYAASDKRISYVNFSRNFGKEVAMCAGFDFVKGDAAVIIDADLQDPPELIPQMIEYWEQGYDDVFARRRSRAGESILKKQTSRWYYKILQSSTRIPIQVDTGDFRLLDRRCIEALRSFRESERYTKGMFSWIGYKKKEILYDRDPRAAGETKWNYAKLINLAIDGITSFTTAPLRISSFIGAIISLIAFVYIIYLLLRPLFGVPTVPGYASTMAVILFMGGVQLLSIGIIGEYVGRIFNETKNRPLYLVEEYHEAVRDKK; the protein is encoded by the coding sequence ATGAAAAAGCTTATTTCTATCCTTATTCCTGCCTACAACGAAGAAGAAGTGTTGCCAATGCTGATGGAGCGGCTTGGCAAGCTCGCTCACGAAAATAGTAGTTATGATTTTGAATTTCTATTTATCAATGATGGTAGCCGCGACAACACACTTGAACTGATTAAAAAATACGCCGCTAGCGACAAACGTATTAGTTACGTCAACTTCAGCCGCAACTTTGGCAAAGAAGTCGCGATGTGTGCTGGCTTCGACTTCGTCAAGGGTGATGCTGCTGTGATCATCGACGCTGATTTGCAAGACCCACCAGAGCTCATACCCCAAATGATTGAGTATTGGGAGCAGGGCTATGATGATGTCTTTGCGCGTCGTCGTAGCCGGGCGGGCGAGAGTATACTAAAAAAGCAAACTAGTAGGTGGTATTACAAAATTCTTCAATCAAGTACCCGCATCCCGATACAGGTCGATACTGGTGACTTTCGCCTTCTCGACCGCCGCTGCATCGAGGCGTTACGCTCATTCCGAGAGAGCGAGCGTTATACGAAAGGTATGTTCAGTTGGATAGGATATAAGAAAAAGGAAATTCTCTACGACCGCGACCCGCGGGCGGCTGGCGAAACAAAATGGAATTACGCCAAACTCATCAATTTGGCTATCGATGGTATCACCAGCTTTACTACTGCACCGCTACGGATTTCGTCGTTCATTGGAGCAATTATCTCATTGATTGCGTTTGTGTATATTATTTATCTGCTACTACGGCCCCTTTTTGGTGTACCAACAGTACCCGGCTACGCTTCGACTATGGCAGTTATATTGTTCATGGGCGGCGTGCAGCTACTGAGTATTGGCATTATTGGCGAATACGTTGGCCGGATATTTAACGAAACCAAGAACCGGCCGCTCTACCTCGTCGAAGAGTATCACGAGGCTGTTCGTGACAAAAAATAG
- a CDS encoding KH domain-containing protein: protein MNQQESIEFARKFLQDIVSFFGENIEVTATNEEDIIELHVESSDLNSILIGRNAETLRSLQFVISTALRNQGASLVRVNVDVADYKKQREEKIAEKARGWIEEVRATGDSHIARINAADRRIVHRVAQEYSDIQTFSEGEGRERHIIIAQKSS from the coding sequence ATGAACCAACAAGAATCAATTGAATTTGCACGCAAGTTTCTACAAGACATCGTATCGTTTTTCGGCGAGAATATTGAAGTTACCGCAACAAACGAAGAAGACATCATCGAACTCCACGTTGAGTCAAGTGACTTAAATAGTATATTGATTGGTCGTAATGCCGAAACGCTGCGCAGCCTGCAGTTTGTTATTAGTACGGCGCTACGGAACCAGGGGGCTAGCCTAGTGCGAGTCAATGTCGATGTTGCCGACTATAAAAAGCAGCGTGAAGAAAAAATTGCCGAAAAAGCTCGTGGCTGGATCGAGGAGGTTCGTGCAACTGGTGATAGCCATATTGCTCGTATTAATGCCGCCGACCGTCGCATCGTCCACCGTGTTGCTCAGGAGTATTCCGATATTCAGACTTTCAGTGAAGGCGAAGGTCGCGAACGTCATATTATCATTGCTCAGAAGAGTTCATAG
- a CDS encoding YidC/Oxa1 family membrane protein insertase gives MFDTLIVHPIFNALMLLYSIIPGGDFGIAIILFTIIVRTLMYPLVRSQLHQTKMMRKMQPELKKIKAAAGGNKQLEASQQMELYKKYGINPFRSILILLVQLPIFIGLYMVIQVITMHRDQVAKNMYDGLESIPAIQQIISDPNNFNHSMLGFIDITKTAFSSQGVDIALLVLAIIAAVTQYIMTKQTSPTGKSSKRFRDIMADTAAGKEADPSEMSAAMMANMMKIMPIMMFFIMVSLPGALALYYTVSNLVAVAQQHYLLGKDSEELEGIAGETIPGKTPKTSPVPSGVARAKKAQQGNITRIKAKDNRKVKGR, from the coding sequence ATGTTTGATACACTGATTGTTCACCCTATTTTCAACGCATTAATGCTACTCTATAGCATCATTCCTGGCGGTGATTTTGGTATCGCGATCATCCTTTTTACTATCATAGTACGCACACTTATGTATCCGCTTGTGCGCAGTCAGTTGCATCAGACAAAAATGATGCGCAAAATGCAGCCTGAACTGAAAAAAATTAAAGCTGCTGCGGGTGGCAATAAGCAACTTGAAGCATCGCAGCAAATGGAACTATACAAAAAATATGGTATTAACCCGTTCCGGTCGATTTTAATCCTATTAGTTCAGTTACCGATTTTTATTGGACTCTACATGGTTATTCAAGTCATCACAATGCACCGTGATCAAGTGGCGAAAAATATGTATGACGGACTAGAGTCTATACCCGCTATTCAACAAATTATTTCTGATCCGAATAATTTTAATCATTCAATGCTTGGATTTATCGACATCACTAAAACTGCTTTTAGTAGTCAAGGTGTTGATATCGCATTGCTGGTGCTAGCGATTATCGCTGCAGTGACACAATATATTATGACCAAACAGACCTCGCCAACCGGTAAGTCAAGTAAGCGGTTTAGGGATATTATGGCCGATACTGCCGCCGGTAAAGAAGCTGACCCCAGCGAGATGAGTGCTGCGATGATGGCAAATATGATGAAGATTATGCCAATTATGATGTTCTTCATTATGGTAAGCCTACCGGGTGCGCTAGCACTCTACTACACTGTTTCCAACCTTGTTGCGGTTGCGCAACAACACTACCTACTTGGTAAAGATAGTGAAGAACTTGAAGGGATCGCCGGAGAAACAATACCAGGAAAGACCCCGAAGACATCACCTGTCCCGAGTGGGGTAGCGCGAGCTAAAAAGGCCCAGCAAGGCAACATCACCCGTATCAAAGCCAAAGATAACCGCAAGGTGAAAGGTAGGTAA
- the dnaN gene encoding DNA polymerase III subunit beta: MELSVTQENLARALTAVGRVASNKTGLPILSNILLRTEGNRLLVAATNLEIASTYHIGAKVAKQGSVTIPARLASEFVSSLPKGTVNLSAKGAHMTISSGSYNSVIHGIEADEFPELPAIDETESVSYTIAATDFKQAVNQTIITSSSDATRPVLTGVYWHSVDGSLYLAATDGYRLAERKLLATKSQIAAIVPSSSLQEVLRTLSDTVDEVEVLFDNTQVRFRVGEAEITSRLIDGNYPDYHQLIPKESETTITIGTEELTRVVKIAGLFARESGGSITITASAEAQEVRVHSIASELGENTSSAKAVITSDGQVTLNSRYISEALSVLDGDTVEFRFSGKLSPTVLSVSAKKPNYIHIIMPLKS, from the coding sequence ATGGAACTTTCTGTAACACAAGAAAATCTCGCTCGTGCACTGACGGCAGTTGGCCGAGTCGCTAGTAATAAGACAGGTTTACCGATTCTTAGCAATATCCTGCTTCGTACAGAAGGTAATCGCCTACTCGTAGCGGCAACAAACCTTGAGATTGCTAGTACGTATCATATTGGTGCAAAAGTAGCCAAGCAAGGATCGGTGACTATTCCAGCACGACTGGCTAGTGAATTTGTTAGTAGTCTACCAAAAGGCACAGTCAACCTATCTGCGAAAGGTGCGCATATGACAATCAGCTCTGGTAGTTATAACTCGGTTATTCACGGTATTGAGGCTGATGAGTTTCCCGAACTACCAGCAATCGATGAAACAGAATCGGTTAGTTACACTATTGCAGCTACCGACTTTAAGCAAGCAGTCAATCAAACTATTATAACTAGTAGTAGTGACGCGACGCGCCCGGTCCTAACTGGTGTCTACTGGCATTCAGTTGACGGCTCGCTCTACCTTGCGGCTACTGATGGGTATCGACTTGCAGAACGAAAACTCCTTGCAACGAAGAGTCAAATTGCTGCAATCGTCCCTTCATCAAGTCTTCAGGAAGTGCTTCGTACACTGAGCGATACGGTCGACGAAGTTGAAGTACTTTTCGATAATACCCAGGTGCGTTTTCGGGTTGGAGAAGCAGAGATTACGAGTCGCCTGATTGATGGTAACTATCCTGACTATCACCAGCTTATTCCCAAAGAGTCAGAAACAACCATTACTATCGGTACCGAAGAATTAACGCGCGTGGTAAAAATAGCCGGACTTTTTGCGCGTGAATCTGGCGGTAGTATTACTATCACTGCAAGTGCCGAAGCCCAGGAGGTCAGAGTTCATTCCATTGCTAGTGAGCTTGGTGAAAATACCAGTAGTGCAAAGGCGGTCATAACAAGCGACGGCCAGGTGACACTTAATTCACGCTATATTAGCGAAGCGCTTAGTGTGCTCGATGGTGACACGGTAGAATTTCGATTTAGCGGCAAGCTTTCGCCTACTGTACTTAGCGTGAGTGCAAAGAAACCGAATTACATACACATTATAATGCCGCTCAAAAGCTAG
- the rnpA gene encoding ribonuclease P protein component, with protein sequence MIAKHLRFHGYGSLRYLYKNADAARSHYFIVKAIANPHRKSSRLAVVVSKKVHKSAFGRNRIRRRLYEVLRQELPSITTAHDIAVIVTSAEVLSAEHKELVTVLHELLQRSRVIT encoded by the coding sequence ATGATTGCCAAGCACCTCCGTTTCCATGGGTATGGAAGCCTTCGCTACCTTTATAAAAACGCCGATGCGGCTCGGTCGCACTATTTTATTGTTAAAGCAATTGCTAATCCTCATCGCAAATCATCACGTCTTGCAGTGGTAGTGAGTAAAAAAGTACACAAGAGTGCCTTTGGCCGAAATCGTATTCGTCGACGTCTTTATGAGGTGCTTCGCCAAGAGCTACCATCTATTACGACGGCACATGATATTGCGGTGATTGTGACAAGCGCTGAAGTCCTATCAGCTGAACACAAGGAACTGGTAACTGTACTCCACGAACTCTTGCAGCGAAGCCGTGTTATCACCTAG
- the dnaA gene encoding chromosomal replication initiator protein DnaA, producing the protein MHNVLWQSVLGEIELSVSHGNFETWFKNTDIVDQDASSITVGVANIFAKRQFEVKFDQQIRDILKRNGVSVEMIRYEVKTAKKRVISRETTGTTAADELITPITQNRTNTKTPATTLNPRYTFKNFIVGGSNDLAYTACQAVAANPGIKYNPLFIYGGVGLGKTHLIQAVGNEIIAKSPTTKVAYISSETFVKEFLDSIRFKKTGFSDRYRNVDVLIVDDMQFIAGKEKTQEEFFHTFNALHQANKAIIIGSDKPPRSIPTLTERLRSRFEWGMAIDIQMPDFETRCAIVETKAAQSGVSLERETVEYLAKNIKTNIRELEGALNQLLAYAEMRGISPDVHTAEGLIGIVRHSRPQHITPRQIIEKTARHFQIDSKEICGSKRDKHIVVPRQVAMYLLRSELHLSFPRIASELGRKDHTTAIHSVEKIEKSIKLDFLIREQVAEIREKLYV; encoded by the coding sequence ATGCATAATGTGCTATGGCAGAGTGTCTTGGGTGAAATAGAGCTCTCTGTTTCGCACGGTAATTTTGAAACCTGGTTTAAGAACACCGACATTGTTGATCAGGATGCTTCTTCAATCACCGTTGGCGTAGCCAATATCTTTGCCAAGCGTCAATTTGAAGTTAAGTTTGACCAGCAAATTCGCGATATCCTAAAAAGGAATGGCGTGAGTGTTGAAATGATTCGCTATGAAGTAAAGACTGCAAAAAAACGGGTGATTAGCCGTGAGACGACCGGCACAACAGCCGCCGACGAACTTATCACCCCTATCACTCAGAACCGTACCAACACAAAAACCCCGGCTACAACACTTAACCCTCGTTATACATTTAAAAACTTTATTGTTGGCGGCAGTAATGATCTCGCCTATACTGCTTGTCAGGCGGTAGCTGCTAATCCTGGCATCAAATATAATCCTCTGTTCATCTACGGTGGTGTGGGACTAGGTAAGACTCATCTCATACAAGCCGTTGGCAATGAAATCATCGCCAAGAGTCCTACTACAAAAGTCGCCTATATAAGTAGTGAAACATTTGTAAAAGAATTTTTAGATAGTATTCGTTTCAAAAAGACTGGTTTTAGTGACCGCTATCGTAATGTCGATGTCCTCATTGTCGATGATATGCAGTTTATCGCTGGTAAAGAGAAGACTCAGGAAGAATTCTTCCATACATTCAATGCGCTTCATCAAGCAAATAAAGCTATCATCATTGGTAGCGACAAGCCGCCGCGAAGCATTCCAACTCTCACCGAGCGTCTTCGTAGTCGGTTTGAGTGGGGTATGGCGATCGATATCCAGATGCCTGATTTTGAGACACGGTGCGCTATTGTCGAGACAAAAGCGGCACAGTCTGGTGTATCACTCGAACGTGAAACAGTCGAATACCTCGCCAAAAATATCAAGACAAATATTCGCGAGCTCGAAGGCGCTCTCAATCAACTCCTTGCCTATGCGGAGATGCGCGGCATCTCGCCTGATGTCCATACGGCTGAAGGCCTAATTGGTATTGTTCGCCATAGTCGACCTCAACATATTACCCCCCGACAGATTATTGAAAAAACCGCCAGACACTTCCAGATTGATAGTAAAGAAATTTGCGGTAGTAAACGCGATAAACATATCGTTGTTCCCCGCCAAGTTGCCATGTATCTACTGCGTAGCGAACTTCACCTTAGCTTTCCAAGAATCGCCAGTGAACTTGGTCGCAAAGACCACACCACCGCAATTCACTCTGTCGAGAAAATCGAGAAATCAATCAAACTAGATTTCCTCATCCGCGAACAAGTCGCAGAGATAAGAGAGAAGCTATATGTATAA
- the sucD gene encoding succinate--CoA ligase subunit alpha encodes MSPTVFTGKNVIVQGITGTHGAFHTRNMIAYGTPIVAGTSPTRAGTLFDDTIPVYARIVDIQRDMLVDISVVFVPAAHAKAAIFEAIDAEVPLIVCITEGIPVHDMLAVRKKLEGSRSTLIGPNCPGVLVPGSNLLGIIPAALASQGDTAVVSRSGTLTYEAMDLLTRHGLGQKYIIGIGGDMVRGTGFTECLELFENDPAITRIIMIGEIGGTEEIAAADYIREHVSKPVYAYIAGHSAPAGVQMGHAGAILGTNKLETAAAKTAYLAEQGCHTAKSITELIAKVK; translated from the coding sequence ATGAGCCCTACCGTGTTTACCGGTAAAAACGTCATTGTACAGGGTATCACCGGCACCCACGGCGCCTTTCATACCCGCAACATGATTGCCTACGGCACGCCTATTGTCGCCGGCACGTCGCCTACTAGAGCTGGTACATTGTTCGATGACACGATTCCAGTGTACGCTCGCATAGTCGACATTCAGCGCGACATGCTTGTCGATATAAGTGTCGTGTTTGTCCCAGCCGCTCATGCTAAAGCAGCGATATTTGAAGCAATTGACGCCGAGGTGCCGCTGATCGTTTGTATTACCGAAGGCATCCCGGTACACGATATGTTGGCCGTGCGAAAAAAACTAGAGGGAAGTCGGTCGACGCTCATTGGCCCCAACTGCCCGGGCGTGCTAGTGCCGGGCAGCAATTTGCTCGGCATCATACCGGCCGCGCTGGCAAGCCAGGGCGACACGGCCGTCGTCAGCCGTAGCGGTACGCTCACCTACGAAGCCATGGATTTACTGACACGCCACGGGCTCGGCCAAAAATACATCATTGGCATCGGCGGCGACATGGTACGTGGCACTGGGTTCACGGAATGTCTCGAACTGTTCGAAAACGACCCCGCCATCACGCGCATCATCATGATCGGCGAAATCGGGGGTACTGAAGAAATTGCTGCTGCCGACTATATTCGCGAGCATGTCAGCAAGCCCGTCTATGCCTATATCGCCGGTCACTCGGCCCCAGCTGGGGTGCAAATGGGTCACGCCGGTGCGATCCTAGGCACCAACAAGCTCGAAACTGCTGCCGCCAAAACTGCCTATCTGGCCGAACAGGGCTGTCACACCGCCAAAAGCATTACCGAGCTTATCGCAAAGGTAAAATAG
- a CDS encoding glycosyltransferase family 2 protein — protein MTKNRLAIIVLNWNCAEDSLRCVDSLLTQESIKPDIFIVDNASSDNSVEQIRQYIVTKDTDHLRLIESPKNDGYTGGNNLGFTAALEAGYQFIGTLNPDAVADKAWTDSLIRELGQLPEAGIVTGILARSDHEHVDSTGDFYTTWGIPGPRGRNTKLVDAPKDAECIFGSTGGGFVARASMLRDIGLFDEKYFMYFEDVDLSFRAQLAGYKVRYTPKAVAYHKISASTNKVPGLATTQTFKNLPMLLTKNVPLYLCLHIYPRFVLAYFLILGHAVVKGRGGPAVKGFLLSWTLIPHMFKERWRIQKSRRVSDDYIDSIILHDIPPEQTGLRKFRKLFTGKS, from the coding sequence GTGACGAAAAACAGACTTGCAATTATTGTTCTCAATTGGAACTGCGCCGAAGATTCTCTCCGCTGCGTTGATTCGCTGCTTACACAGGAGTCGATTAAGCCAGATATATTTATCGTTGACAATGCCTCAAGCGACAATTCGGTAGAACAAATTCGACAATATATCGTAACCAAGGATACCGACCACTTACGGCTCATCGAAAGCCCGAAAAACGATGGATACACTGGGGGAAACAACCTTGGTTTTACTGCTGCGCTAGAGGCGGGGTACCAATTCATTGGTACGCTCAACCCCGATGCAGTCGCCGATAAAGCCTGGACGGATTCATTGATTAGAGAGCTCGGACAGCTGCCAGAAGCGGGTATTGTAACTGGCATTCTAGCCCGAAGCGACCATGAGCATGTTGATAGTACGGGTGATTTCTACACTACTTGGGGTATCCCTGGTCCGCGCGGACGCAATACTAAGCTAGTAGATGCACCAAAAGATGCCGAATGCATATTTGGTTCGACCGGCGGGGGGTTTGTTGCGCGGGCTAGTATGCTGCGCGATATTGGGCTTTTTGATGAGAAATACTTTATGTATTTTGAAGATGTCGACCTGAGTTTTCGGGCTCAACTTGCAGGTTACAAGGTTCGCTACACTCCTAAAGCAGTTGCGTATCATAAAATCAGTGCCAGTACCAATAAGGTGCCTGGTCTTGCGACTACCCAAACGTTTAAAAACCTGCCGATGCTGCTGACAAAAAACGTGCCCCTCTACCTTTGCCTCCACATATACCCTCGGTTCGTTCTCGCTTACTTTTTAATCCTCGGCCACGCCGTCGTAAAAGGACGGGGCGGGCCGGCAGTAAAAGGCTTCCTGCTTAGCTGGACACTCATCCCGCATATGTTCAAAGAGCGCTGGCGAATTCAGAAATCGCGCCGGGTTAGCGATGACTACATAGACAGCATTATTCTGCACGATATCCCGCCCGAACAAACTGGTCTGCGGAAATTTAGGAAACTATTTACAGGGAAGAGCTAG
- the rpmH gene encoding 50S ribosomal protein L34 gives MPKRTYQPHTRHRAKTHGFRARVATKAGRAVLKRRRAKGRAKVAI, from the coding sequence ATGCCAAAACGAACCTACCAACCACACACACGTCACCGTGCTAAAACCCACGGTTTTCGCGCTCGTGTTGCGACAAAGGCGGGCCGCGCTGTACTCAAGCGACGACGCGCAAAAGGTCGCGCTAAAGTTGCGATTTAA
- a CDS encoding glycosyltransferase family 4 protein, with protein sequence MHIVIDARIINSSTGRYIERLLTYLQTIDHDNHYTVLVPSKDMSFWQPTAKNFTLQAADYANYSFNEQFGFKKFLERLEPDLVHFCMPQQPVLYRGKTITTFHDLTLLKTWNSDKNWIVYHIKQLVGRLVFFYVARKNTALLVPSEYTKQDLLQFSHVSPTKITVTYEAADITPTQAEPYPLPYKHFLLYVGQQPDYKNIRRLAAAHQKLLAAYPHLGLVLAGRLKDDAKANRNYFEKQGYKNIHFTDYVSDEQRDWLYQHCEAYCFPSLMEGFGLPGLEAMAHGAPVVASNATCIPEILGDAALYFDPYSIDDIVHSLQQIISNKKLRSQLVARGYSQVKKYSWRRTAEQTHAAYLDALRHN encoded by the coding sequence ATGCATATTGTTATCGATGCACGGATTATCAACAGTTCGACTGGCCGCTATATCGAGCGGCTACTTACCTATCTACAAACAATCGATCACGACAATCACTACACGGTACTTGTACCATCTAAAGACATGTCATTTTGGCAGCCAACCGCCAAAAACTTCACCCTTCAAGCGGCTGATTATGCTAATTATTCATTCAACGAACAGTTCGGTTTCAAAAAATTTCTCGAACGACTCGAGCCAGACCTTGTGCATTTTTGTATGCCACAACAGCCGGTTCTTTACCGAGGTAAAACTATCACTACATTCCACGATCTCACCCTCCTAAAAACATGGAACAGTGATAAAAATTGGATTGTCTACCATATAAAACAGCTTGTTGGTCGCCTTGTGTTTTTCTATGTAGCTCGTAAAAACACTGCTTTACTTGTCCCTTCTGAGTATACGAAACAAGACTTGTTGCAGTTTAGTCACGTATCGCCCACAAAAATTACCGTAACCTATGAAGCGGCCGACATTACCCCTACTCAAGCCGAACCATACCCCCTGCCCTACAAGCACTTCCTGCTGTATGTTGGTCAGCAGCCTGACTACAAGAATATTCGTCGCCTCGCTGCAGCTCATCAAAAATTACTAGCTGCTTATCCTCACCTCGGGCTTGTACTTGCCGGGCGACTAAAGGACGATGCGAAGGCAAACCGAAATTACTTTGAAAAGCAGGGGTATAAGAATATTCATTTTACAGATTATGTGTCTGATGAGCAGCGCGACTGGCTTTACCAGCACTGCGAGGCCTATTGCTTCCCTAGCCTTATGGAAGGGTTCGGCCTACCAGGCCTTGAGGCTATGGCCCATGGTGCCCCGGTCGTCGCGAGTAACGCAACTTGTATTCCTGAAATTCTTGGCGATGCCGCACTCTATTTTGACCCTTATAGTATCGACGACATCGTCCATTCGCTGCAACAAATTATTTCTAATAAAAAACTTCGCTCACAGTTAGTGGCGCGCGGATATAGTCAGGTAAAAAAATATTCGTGGCGACGAACAGCTGAACAAACGCACGCCGCCTACCTTGACGCGCTGCGTCATAATTAA